Proteins from a genomic interval of Coraliomargarita sinensis:
- a CDS encoding substrate-binding domain-containing protein — MKTYTIPEQVANHLRNEMARGRWLNEMPGRDALAKKLGVSPRSVQSALDILEKEGSLVPQGQGRSCLINLKKNRKRTQAIRIAVLYYSSLDLSLEYELRHELERLGYTVTFPSKGLHELGMKTTRIKKIVRNVDADMWIVYAASKEVLQWFLDNKIKVFAIAGRHVGLPIAATGPDKATAYKQTTRMLIQKGHHRIVLACARHLRIPDPSKPTARFLEALREAGIPGGEFNLPDWDETPEGFQRLLHSLFSATPPTALILDQPVLFHSTYYFLGQRNIKVPQDVSLVCTDPDPNFTWYRPSVAHLDWKLGPVVRRIVKWVDHVTSGIDDRRQSYSKVRYVPGETVRALK, encoded by the coding sequence GTGAAGACTTACACGATACCCGAACAGGTGGCCAACCACTTGCGTAACGAAATGGCCAGAGGGCGTTGGCTCAATGAAATGCCGGGCAGAGATGCTTTAGCGAAAAAACTTGGCGTGAGCCCCCGCAGCGTACAGAGCGCCCTCGATATTCTGGAAAAAGAAGGGTCGCTTGTGCCTCAGGGGCAAGGGCGCAGTTGCCTGATCAATCTGAAAAAAAACCGCAAGCGCACCCAAGCCATTCGCATTGCGGTCTTGTACTATTCGAGTCTGGATTTGTCCCTTGAGTATGAACTGCGGCACGAGCTGGAACGATTGGGATATACGGTGACCTTTCCCTCCAAAGGGCTCCATGAACTGGGGATGAAAACGACCCGTATCAAAAAGATAGTCCGGAACGTCGATGCGGATATGTGGATCGTCTACGCTGCTTCAAAAGAAGTACTGCAGTGGTTCCTGGACAATAAAATCAAGGTTTTCGCGATCGCCGGTCGACATGTCGGACTTCCGATAGCTGCAACCGGTCCGGATAAGGCAACTGCTTACAAGCAAACGACTCGGATGCTCATCCAAAAGGGACATCATCGCATCGTCCTTGCCTGTGCACGGCATTTGCGGATTCCAGATCCGTCGAAGCCAACCGCCAGATTCCTTGAAGCACTTCGTGAGGCCGGTATCCCCGGAGGAGAATTCAATCTGCCTGATTGGGATGAAACTCCTGAGGGATTTCAGCGATTGCTGCATTCTCTCTTCAGTGCCACTCCGCCAACAGCGCTCATTCTGGATCAGCCAGTACTATTCCACTCGACCTATTATTTTCTCGGCCAGCGCAATATTAAAGTCCCTCAAGACGTCTCACTCGTTTGTACCGATCCGGATCCGAATTTCACATGGTACAGGCCGAGTGTTGCTCATCTGGACTGGAAGCTTGGGCCCGTTGTCAGGCGTATTGTAAAATGGGTCGATCACGTGACCTCGGGTATCGATGATCGCCGCCAGAGTTATTCCAAAGTCAGATATGTGCCCGGTGAGACAGTACGCGCCCTCAAATAG
- a CDS encoding PEP-CTERM sorting domain-containing protein, with amino-acid sequence MSEAELFGPPGGANTSWNQYADEDTSGTVVDSTGASTTVQVLTDFSEGRGGSSSDLGVFRGSLTDFGRGETRNVDISGLAADGLYDIWIMAYRDNGTARERLGGYWTANNTTASATTQLLSSYNTRNGTTFEEGVNYIVFEDVVADGAGTISFTGVGGKSTDPDFNDDVRLGLSALQIQAVPEASTFALIGLAGLALIRRRR; translated from the coding sequence GTGAGTGAGGCCGAACTTTTCGGCCCTCCAGGGGGTGCCAACACCAGTTGGAACCAATACGCAGACGAAGACACCTCCGGAACTGTGGTGGATTCGACAGGCGCCAGTACGACGGTTCAAGTTCTTACCGATTTCTCAGAGGGTCGGGGTGGTAGTAGCTCTGATTTAGGTGTCTTCAGGGGGAGCCTGACCGACTTCGGCCGGGGCGAAACACGTAACGTCGATATCAGTGGCTTGGCTGCAGACGGCCTTTACGACATCTGGATCATGGCTTATCGGGATAATGGCACAGCGCGTGAGCGCCTTGGTGGTTACTGGACGGCGAACAACACCACAGCATCTGCCACCACCCAGTTACTGAGCAGTTACAATACTCGCAATGGGACAACTTTCGAGGAAGGTGTGAATTACATTGTGTTTGAGGATGTGGTAGCCGATGGAGCAGGAACGATCTCTTTTACAGGCGTAGGCGGAAAATCTACCGACCCGGACTTCAATGATGACGTTCGTCTTGGCTTAAGTGCACTTCAAATTCAAGCCGTCCCGGAAGCCTCCACCTTCGCCCTGATCGGCCTCGCCGGTCTGGCGCTCATCCGTCGTCGTCGCTAA